The Acropora palmata chromosome 3, jaAcrPala1.3, whole genome shotgun sequence nucleotide sequence TGTGTTTTAGGGGAATATGATCTATCTGGAGTTCAAGCCACCAGCTGGAGGATCACGAACGAAGCAGAGGCAGTAAAAGCATTTGAGACAGCAACTGAAATGAATGTCAAAGAAACAGGGCTGTGGCTCCACCTCTCTGGAATCCTGGGGGCGTCTGCAGGTCAGCTTGTCTGTGACGACGCTTTGCTAGAGGCTAAATGCCCTTTCAAGGAACGAAATTTGACTATTGAAGAAGCATCCGACTCAGCAAGCTTCTGTTTGGAAAAAGATGCAGATGGTTTCTACCCGACTCAAAAGGAATCGCATCTACTGGGACCAAGTCCAAGGACAATTGCATTTGAGTGGTAGACAACTGTGCTATTTTGTTGGACGACCAAAGACATTTGTGATGATTCTCAAAGATGAGTCATGGGCTGAAAATTTGAATCGATTGAAAGACTTTTATGTTAAGAATATCGTTCCTAGGCTTGTTTCTGGAGGaagttaaatttaaaagttgtgttttttgtGGAgctaaatttattatttttttggtagtTATGTTTATTGACCTTGGCTATGAAAGATTTgtcaatttatttattcatggttttgaaaaacagaaaacactGTTATATTTTGCAGCTATGTAATAGTATAAGGTGACATGTACAGAAAATGCTATTGGGAGATTTGgcatttctgttttttttttccatgcaGTACCAGGTTTATCGGGATGCTAATAAAGTTAAATGAAACTGTTGTTTGTATAAAACAGAGGGGGTCATATGCACCTCCTCTTACACCTAACTCCCTCCTATTTACCATTTCAGGCAGCTCcgtaaacaaaatatttttctgacaataattttattgatgtACAactataaaaatattaataacaagAATTTTTTAACGAATTCATGTTCATACGCAATACATAGACATGAAGCTTGTGTTAATTTATGCTCAACTCAAATGCTTTGTTGTAACATGAACAAATAAAACCCGCCTCTTTGATGTCCAGAAAtgtttccttcaaattttcccaCCAAAAGGAAACTGAGCCGTATTGCTTTTCAATTCAAGACTAATCAAACTCTAAGCTATCACTTATTTCCTTGATAAGAGGATATTGCAAATTGACCAGGGATGCACACAATTGAAGAACTTTCTCAGCATAGCATCTCATGTATGATGGAATAAAACTTAAGATTTTAAACTCCTTTAGCCTGGCATTGGCTCGCTCTACATGAATGTGGCATGTGGTAATGCTCTTTGTGAGCTTTATTTCACTGGCTGTAAATTTCCCCTTGTTTAGGAAAAGAGGTATGTTAACTGATACCCCATTTGGTAGAAGGTCATGAATGAGAAACCCCTTGTCTGCAAGCACCAGATCTCCAGTTTCAAAGTGCTCAGGGATTCCACAGTCTCTTACAATCTCTTTGTCAGAAGTAGATCCTGGATACAACTTGCTGACATAAGGGATGACTGCATTGGGTGCCACACCAATCAGAACCTTGAAGCTATTCATTTCACGGTATGCTGAAGAGGTGACTTTTTGATCACTCATCAGGCCAGGAACAGCAACCTTGATATCTGTACATTCTATGACCATGCGACAATTGCGAAACAACGAAAAGGAACCTGGCATTGATGTCTTATTCTTTTCTCGTGATGGCACAA carries:
- the LOC141877306 gene encoding uncharacterized protein LOC141877306; translation: MGIVPSREKNKTSMPGSFSLFRNCRMVIECTDIKVAVPGLMSDQKVTSSAYREMNSFKVLIGVAPNAVIPYVSKLYPGSTSDKEIVRDCGIPEHFETGDLVLADKGFLIHDLLPNGVSVNIPLFLNKGKFTASEIKLTKSITTCHIHVERANARLKEFKILSFIPSYMRCYAEKVLQLCASLVNLQYPLIKEISDSLEFD